CTAGATTATGGCGCAATAAGTTAGACTCCCAATAaggaagataaaaaaatatgcttTTCTTCCTCCACATCCCcgattcatcatcttcttcaacAACTTTTCGTCGAATCCTCTTACCTTTACTTTCATGTAGTTCTTTCCCAAATGAAACATTGATTCCTTCAAGTTGTTCCAATATTTCTGATCCTGTTAGTACTGCTGGGGGATCCCTCAACTCAACTTTTCCATTAAATTTTGCACGACTTAGCCTAAACTTATGACCCCTTTCTAAGAAACGGCGATGCCCCAAAAAACACCATTTTCCACCATgctttaatctatatgaatCAGTGCTGAAGTTACATGTAGGACAAGCATATTTACTGTGTACATTCCACCCAGATAAGTTACCAAGGCCTGGAAAATCACTAATTGTCCACATTAATGCTGCTCGCAATGTAAACATTTCATTCCTAAACCTATCTAATGTTTGAACACCATCATACCACAACTCTTTTAACTCTTTAATAAGAGGTTGTAAGTATACGTCTATGTTGTTCCCCGGCATTTTCTCTCCAGGAATAATCATTGACAAGATAAGTGATGTTGGCTTCATGCACTCCCATGGAGGCCGATTGTATGGAATAAGCACCACTGGCCAAACGCTATAGTTTGTACGCATAGCTCCAAAGGGGTTGAATCCATCAGCTGCAAGACTAAGACGTACATTTCGAGGATCTTCGGCAAACCTATCATGAAGTAAATCAAATGTCTTCCAAGCTTCAGAATCCCGCGGATGCCTCATCTTCGAATCTTTCTTTTCTGCCAAAGGATGCCATTGCATTGATTGAGCAGTCTTAGAACACATGAATAATCGTTGAAGTCTCGGTTTTAGTGGAAAGTATCGCAAGATCTTTGctggtttcttctttttagcATCGCTCCATTTAGATGTCTTGCATCTTTTGCATTCTTGCAAATCTTCATCCTCCCCCCAATATAACATGCAGTCATTAGGGCAAGCAGGTATCTTGGTATAATTAAGCCCTAGTTTATTTATGGTTTTTTTGGCCTCATAGAATGTATTTGAAATCTTTGCATTTCCAAAGGCATCTTTTAATAACTTGAGAATTTCGGTCATGGCTTTGTCGCTTATTCTATATAAGCACTTTATGTGATACAGACTAATTAAGAAAGACAATTTTGAATACTTTGTGCACCCTTCATACAATTGTTCATTGCCATCTTCTAACAACTTGTAAAATTCTATATTTTCTCCATTGTGCTCTTCATTTTCTGCATTGTCTCCATCTCCATCTTCTATGTTGTCTTCATCTCCATCTCCATCTTCATTCAAGTCAGGTCCAGCAACTCTAAACGCGTCATTGAGCATTGTTACCATTGGATGCTGAGACGTCGAATCATCTTGTACAATGTGACTAGTTTGATGAACTTGTGACCCAACTCCAACTACTTCTTCACCATGCCAATACCAAACTTTGTAGTTTTCTGGAAATGGCTTGACTATTAAATGTTCAAAAACTTTCTCTCTTGTTTGCCACTTGCCAAAACCACACACCGGACAAGGGCATTTAATCTGACGACCTGCGAGAGATCGATGCTCAAAAGCAAAATCTAAAAACTTGTTTAAACCATCTTTATACTCATGCGTGGTTCGTGGTTTTCCAATCCATGACTTATCGATTGACATGACTAAGAGGGATTACAAATAAGgattttaaaaaatctattcattaaaaatctatatatattctaaaggcaagaaatttattcttttatatgCAAATCAgatattaaaaacttaaatagtatttaaaagaaaatataagaaaattATAATTACCTCTTTCAAATGATAATTTCCCTTCTTTTTTCAAAGTAAAGTAGCTAGCAGCAAGAGTTGAAGAAGATCTAAAACCTATTTCACATGAAAAATTATCACCAAcagatttattaaaattaaatatataactaattaatgtacacgaaattaaatatttaacagatttattaaaattaaatgtataatcaactaaaaatatatgaatgttgtatttttgataatttaggattaatatcaaattatattattaacgGATTtgaacaataaaaattaattaatacaacatttataaaatataattcattatatatagtcctaactttttatttagtataataataaatataccTAATAATTtagtataataaataaatatacctaataaattaaattaaatatataactaATTAATGTACACGAAATCCCAAGGAAGCTAGCTACACTACCAAAAACACGGGAGTTACCAACGGGAAGGTACTCACGAACGATAATCAGTGGCAAAGTTTATGGACCATGGTATGTAATGGCAACGTATTATGTCTCTGTGGCCAAATTTTACGAAATTTTTCCACGTTCTCGTTTGTCCGTGGCCAATTTGAGATGGATTTTAAAATTTGCCACAGACCCAATTATTACCGTAACAAAAATTAAACGATATTCACTTTCAAGTCCGCGCTTAATTTGGTCATTCCCTCCAACCCATTCAAAACTTTGTTATGCagtttatctttttcttaaatatAAACCGTAATTAAGGTGCAGTTTTTCTCAAGAATCCAGCCCTCATTTTCAGTGCTGCCGCCGAGAATAACTAAGGTaggttaattatttaattttagaggTGATTCAtgatttacaattctgcaaacGTGGTTAATTTTGGCTTCTTGATTAAATAGTGGCTATGTTGTTCATTAACAGTATAAAAATTAGATGGATCATAATTTGCAATTTCAATCTTTCTTTCATTGTTATTATGCACATTTTTTTGATCAAATATAATTTCttatttcttatttatttatcatggttatgtttgtatttattatctttttactctttattatttatttacggTGGAGTTTaaatctgattctgtttgaGATGCATGTTTGATATAATAGTCACTACAATGTTGATCAAATTATTAGAAGATAAATTAATGCTACAATAATAATGCTGAATGTTATATatcttaaaattataaaaagagtACAAGAGAGTactaaaagaaattaattttataaattacttattttttttcatatacaTGATGGATTATTACTGTAGCGTTGAAGGTGATGATTGTTATGACTCGTGTCTGTGTTCTTTAAGTATGTAAATCAAAATTGTTTATATTTTGTCTTGAATTCCATATTTAACTCTTGATAaagaatataatttaaattggGGTGTGAAGTGAATGGGAACTAATTTTTTGTTAGTATATTCcagtaattttttaatttttgatttgtTTATATGAATCTGATTAATTGTcctaattataaaaaatattactaattatGCTTTCAAATCTTGATGTATTTGTTGCTAAGTAGGTCACACAAAATGACAATTGCACGACCTTGCAACAAAAATTCAACTTGGATTACTATGGAAGAGCGCGATTTGCTTGAATGCTGTGGAAGCATCAAGTTTGCATCGGAGATGGCTTCTGCTTCTCCATTCTCCTCGTTGCAACACGCACTCGATGTGGCCTCCAATATTTGGTGTAACAAGCTTAATGTGCATTCTTGGCTGATAGCACTCAATGCTCACACCAATATCTGTGAAAAGTCGCCCTTCTCACATGCATTCTACACTAATACCCCAATGGATTCTATTACAGAGGTTTTCTGCTTTTAATATTCTATATGTGCTTTATTATCCAATTTAACATAATGTTATCATTTAATAATTCTCTATAATTATTCGGTCTGCTTGAAAACTTGTAGGAGATATATGCACTTAGCGTGCAGTATCTGCAAAGGCATGGATTTCCATATTTTACTACTTCTTCTGAATGGGATGCAGATGTTATACTAATGGATCTAAAGGTAACAAAAATATATTGCGATTTTGTTTTTACTATTTTCAAAACTGTTTGCTTGCACCTATATATAACACTGTAGATAAAATAGTGCATTTTTTATGTATGTAGACAAGCGTTAAAACCAAGCCATCATGCGAGTTTGAGTGGGCACGTCGAAAACAATTTATTATCATCAAACAATACATTGCAaggttttttcaaaaaaaaaggataTATTCGCTCTACAACTGAATCACCAGAGACCCAGGGTGCAGTAAAAGATTTTGATCTCAACAaaaagcctttttagaaggaaGATTTGGATCCTGTTGCTCGTGAAAAAGCTAGCCAATTTTGTGAAATTTGGTATCCAGGAGAATATTATGTCTAGTGTGCTTCTAATTTAGTTTCGTTCAACATAACTCCACTATATTATTAGCTCTTTAGCTCTGTTAGTTTCCTGTTCCAATTTTATATAGACTTATTCTTTATGTTTAATGTTACATTTGGTTTTCGATCATCAATGTATGAAGTACTGAAATTTCCAATTCAACTTACTATGCTTTTTTATGCTTTGTTTTCtgctttgttttatttttcatgtgaatatttttatttatacttgATATTAATGGTAATGTTAATTCCATAAATGACAATAGTATATAACATTAACGTTGTGAAAGAGGGAGACTGCATACTATTTTTAATTCAGAAAAAGCCATAGACAATCCATCTAAACCGGAGATGAATATTCTGAAAATTCTACAAACAGCAGAGATGACTCTATTTCTAATTCTCAAATATGCAGCAAACAGAATACATTACATCATCACTACTAAATATGATACCTTGTTCACGTAGTTAATCTGTAAAATATAACATCCTAACAAGATAAATGTAAAAAATCAGCTGGAAAATTCCTAGAATTGATTTGTGCCTTGAAATGTATGCTTCAAAACcattcctactgctttcatgcTCATAACCAATGGTATGCAACAAGAAAGCaccttcaattattttttacaagAATCGCATGTGCTAATGCATAAGTTGCAAAATTGACTATTCCCCCATTGATCACTGCAAAAATTTAGACATCTATACAGAATTTGTTGAGAAAATTTCCTAATATAAGTGATACGAGAAAACTTATTAACAACACTAAATTATAACATGGACAATTTTCTGGATAAAAAGTCTCAACTAAGTATGTATATAATACATGATAGATTCCTGTAAGGGATCTAAGATAGTTGTGTACACTTCAGAAGAGACGCTTTATTGTTGTGACCCTGAGAAACTTAAGACGTgccaattattttttttcctcttctaGTCTTTCCCCTTTCTTTTGAGAGTAAAAAAGGGGCAGTGTCATTTCACAGAAGCTTATCAAACAGTTACATCAATCCTTAGAGCAACAGAGTTTATGAAAACACCAGTAATGTATTTCTTTTTTAGTTAAAGATATTTCAACAATTATAAATGCTTCTCAAGACCAAAGAAAGCTTAAATTTAGTGCTAGGTGGTTCACGCAAGCATGTTCATGTATATAACATATTGGCCTAACTGACatcatatattttaaaattaatcggAAGTGATCAAATTAAAAACAAAGTGACCATATTGTCCATGatgataaaattaataatataaagaGAGATGTGCAAACTGCAAAGTAACTTATATAACTTAGCATGAAAATAAACTTTATTAAACTATCCAGGAACTTTTAGTGATCTTTTCGAATGCAAATTTTCCCTCCGAAGCAGCTAATAATGATAACTTGACTGCTGATGAAGATGATTTTGAtctaaatatagatataaatatGTACATTATCTAAGACATGAATCTGTATTCATAGAATTTCTATGTACAATCTGAGATGTTCTTAATTATTAAGCTATgtataaaatcaaaagaaatgCAAGATTAGCAGACACGTACTCCAGTTTTCTACAAAAAGGACAAAAAGGATTTGGCAAGTTCACTGAGAAATTATTATTAGATGTAAAAGAAAGCAGTCGTACATACCAAACAATACGAGCTTAAGCCACCAGAGTAGGACTGATCAAGGCTCCGGTCTGCCAAAAATTGTTTCAGTACCAAAGCAAGTGGAATAGCAGCAGGAAATTGGTCTGTCAATACCTTAACCTACAAGTAGCAATATCACAATGTTGATTTGCCTAAAAAGAGTGAAAGGCACATAATACATATCACTACAAGTATTAATTTTACTATAATGAATACATTCAAGAATAGAGAATAAGAGAACCGCTTAAATGATAGGGCATCCAATTATAATATGTAACATGGAAACTATATGCTCACAATGTGCCAGAACACCCATCTAAATACTACTGCAAAATCCAAAATATATCTTCAATACATAAGAAAACTTTTATCCACaaccaaacaaacaaaaagGTAGAAGATTGAGACTATATCCTTCTTTACTCCTAACATTTTGAAATCAGTGTCACTTTGTCCTAAAATATTGACATCAATTTAGTCCAAACATTTTTAAGTTTAACAGAGTTTGGTTTCAGAAAGAATTGACATCTATTCATGACAGAGTTTTGAAATTTCATCTAGTTCATAAGATGAAATTATCTGACCTCAATAGGCAagaataacataaaaattataacaGTACACTGAGATCAAATTTATTAAGGACCAAACCAAAGTTAATTTCAAAATGTTAGTATTTATAAAAGAGATTTAGAAAATATCTAACGCTAAGCATTGGAACTGAAGATTCAATACTTGTATCCTTTTAGTGCAAATAAGGATATATTTACATCAAAAGAGTAACTATAACAATGAAGAAAACAAACCAGAGTAATTTTATATAGCCACGGAAAAATTACCATTTCTTTTGCAAATTAGGTACAATACTAGCCA
The genomic region above belongs to Arachis stenosperma cultivar V10309 chromosome 5, arast.V10309.gnm1.PFL2, whole genome shotgun sequence and contains:
- the LOC130980382 gene encoding uric acid degradation bifunctional protein TTL-like, which gives rise to MEERDLLECCGSIKFASEMASASPFSSLQHALDVASNIWCNKLNVHSWLIALNAHTNICEKSPFSHAFYTNTPMDSITEEIYALSVQYLQRHGFPYFTTSSEWDADVILMDLKELLVIFSNANFPSEAANNDNLTADEDDFDLNIDINMYII
- the LOC130980381 gene encoding uncharacterized protein LOC130980381, whose amino-acid sequence is MSIDKSWIGKPRTTHEYKDGLNKFLDFAFEHRSLAGRQIKCPCPVCGFGKWQTREKVFEHLIVKPFPENYKVWYWHGEEVVGVGSQVHQTSHIVQDDSTSQHPMVTMLNDAFRVAGPDLNEDGDGDEDNIEDGDGDNAENEEHNGENIEFYKLLEDGNEQLYEGCTKYSKLSFLISLYHIKCLYRISDKAMTEILKLLKDAFGNAKISNTFYEAKKTINKLGLNYTKIPACPNDCMLYWGEDEDLQECKRCKTSKWSDAKKKKPAKILRYFPLKPRLQRLFMCSKTAQSMQWHPLAEKKDSKMRHPRDSEAWKTFDLLHDRFAEDPRNVRLSLAADGFNPFGAMRTNYSVWPVVLIPYNRPPWECMKPTSLILSMIIPGEKMPGNNIDVYLQPLIKELKELWYDGVQTLDRFRNEMFTLRAALMWTISDFPGLGNLSGWNVHSKYACPTCNFSTDSYRLKHGGKWCFLGHRRFLERGHKFRLSRAKFNGKVELRDPPAVLTGSEILEQLEGINVSFGKELHESKGKRIRRKVVEEDDESGMWRKKSIFFYLPYWESNLLRHNLDVMHIEKNVCDNVLYTLLNETGRSKDNLKARKDLKEMGTRKNLWPDENGRYHPSLFTMSNSMKDIFLRTIKNIRVPDGLSSNISRCVDLKQRKLSGLKSHDCHVLMQQLLPIAIRNVLPDKVTAVLIELSSFFQQLCSKSLSLTELEKLQPRIILTLCHLEMLFPPSFFTIMVHLTCHLVDEAKFGGPVHYRWMYPIERYLGHLKSYVRNKAKSEGSIAEGYVAEEALTFCSRYLKYQHNFHRFVSMLTEETGKEVSRVQMWDITHKKTDGSYVNEKAKEIAKKIEAYSSQQAVESTVNSPLDDALGVVLGKEHPGRVRGLGMGAVPTVAFKNNTTRISQMNLGSSNDASTSSTCGSNVQKELDTVKAQLQALVSYIAFKEGGKIPVELAGMFPTQQISQGLDQESEIPSPRELGSRSSGASNKEA